One genomic segment of candidate division KSB1 bacterium includes these proteins:
- a CDS encoding DUF819 family protein, whose amino-acid sequence MPLLQSPMAILAVCAGLCALVFWTSVQPWARRFFSIVPAILFVYFLPTLATTFGLLPAVSPLYDWMRDYLLPFSLFILMMTADLPAIMKVGPQALAMMLFGSLGVILGGVLAYVIFEKWLPPETWKGMAALAGSWIGGSGNFAAIKEAVSAPNSIIGPIIVVDTIVAYSWMGVLLFLANYQHPLDRLLGGSSEVLQDLNRRMKDYHESRQRPLAVPDLFLILALGFGGAVLGRSLAGQLHSLSHAAWQQNLPLIDSIFTEFTWLVIIISTAGILLSFTPLRQLEAAGASKVGYAALYLFLTSIGAKASLAGLLAAPVLLLAGVVWILFHIFVLFAGARLIRAPMFLVAIGSQANIGGPASAPIVAAAYYEAMAPAGVLMGVLGYLLGNYGGLLCALLLRLLAE is encoded by the coding sequence ATGCCCCTGCTGCAAAGTCCGATGGCGATCCTGGCCGTGTGTGCCGGCCTGTGTGCCCTGGTTTTTTGGACCAGCGTGCAACCCTGGGCGCGTCGTTTCTTCAGCATCGTGCCGGCAATTCTCTTCGTTTACTTCCTGCCGACGCTGGCCACCACCTTCGGCCTGCTGCCCGCGGTCTCGCCGCTGTATGACTGGATGCGCGATTATCTGCTGCCCTTCAGCCTGTTCATTTTGATGATGACCGCCGACCTGCCGGCCATCATGAAAGTCGGTCCGCAAGCACTGGCCATGATGCTGTTCGGTTCGTTGGGTGTCATTCTCGGCGGCGTGCTGGCCTATGTCATTTTCGAAAAATGGCTGCCGCCCGAGACCTGGAAGGGCATGGCTGCGCTCGCCGGCAGTTGGATCGGTGGCAGCGGCAATTTCGCCGCCATCAAAGAAGCGGTAAGCGCACCCAACAGCATCATTGGCCCCATCATTGTCGTTGACACCATCGTGGCCTACAGTTGGATGGGCGTGCTGCTTTTTCTCGCCAACTACCAGCACCCCCTCGACCGGCTGCTGGGCGGCAGCTCGGAGGTGCTACAGGATCTCAACCGTCGCATGAAGGATTACCACGAGAGCCGGCAGCGCCCGCTGGCCGTGCCCGATCTGTTTTTGATTCTCGCCCTGGGCTTTGGCGGTGCCGTGCTCGGCCGCAGCCTGGCGGGCCAACTGCACAGCCTGAGCCACGCGGCGTGGCAGCAAAACCTTCCGCTGATCGATTCGATTTTCACCGAATTCACCTGGCTGGTCATCATCATCTCGACCGCCGGCATTTTGCTTTCCTTCACGCCGCTGCGCCAGCTTGAAGCGGCCGGCGCCTCCAAGGTGGGATATGCTGCGCTTTATCTTTTCCTCACCTCGATCGGGGCCAAAGCCAGTCTGGCCGGCTTGCTGGCCGCGCCGGTGTTGCTGCTCGCCGGTGTGGTGTGGATCCTGTTTCACATTTTCGTCCTCTTTGCCGGTGCGCGGTTGATCAGAGCGCCGATGTTTTTGGTGGCGATTGGCAGCCAAGCCAATATCGGCGGGCCGGCCAGCGCTCCCATCGTTGCCGCTGCCTACTACGAAGCCATGGCGCCGGCGGGCGTGCTCATGGGGGTGCTCGGCTATCTGCTGGGAAATTATGGCGGATTGTTGTGCGCGTTGCTGTTGCGCCTGTTAGCGGAATGA